A genomic segment from Orientia tsutsugamushi str. Boryong encodes:
- a CDS encoding transposase, with amino-acid sequence MHYLKGEETGIYHIDSTKLAICHNKRTSSNRVFNKISKIGKSSYGSFLDFKLHFIINNKGKIMSVKITKGNKSDLSVSSVFF; translated from the coding sequence ATGCATTATCTGAAAGGAGAAGAGACTGGTATATATCACATCGATTCTACAAAGTTAGCAATTTGTCATAATAAACGTACCTCCAGCAATAGAGTTTTTAACAAAATTTCTAAAATTGGTAAAAGTAGTTATGGCTCATTCTTAGACTTTAAGTTACATTTTATAATCAATAATAAAGGCAAAATAATGTCAGTTAAAATTACTAAAGGCAATAAAAGTGACCTATCTGTATCTTCAGTTTTTTTCTAA
- a CDS encoding transposase, protein MTYLYLQFFSKGLSGKLFSDKAYISKELFHQLLTNGLRLFTNLRKGMKTYLLDMQDNRLLNKLSLIESVFNVLKKHMLLEHTRHGSPLNFFVHIIASLASYSISKLNPHLISSSSSPDSLS, encoded by the coding sequence GTGACCTATCTGTATCTTCAGTTTTTTTCTAAAGGCTTATCTGGTAAATTGTTTAGTGATAAAGCTTACATATCTAAAGAGTTATTTCATCAACTGTTGACCAATGGTTTACGTTTATTTACTAATCTTCGTAAAGGTATGAAAACATATTTATTGGACATGCAAGATAATCGGTTATTAAATAAACTTTCTTTAATTGAGTCTGTCTTTAATGTACTAAAAAAACATATGCTTTTAGAGCATACTAGACACGGTTCTCCTCTTAATTTCTTTGTTCATATAATTGCTTCTCTTGCTAGTTATTCTATCTCTAAACTTAATCCCCATCTTATCTCTTCTTCTTCTTCTCCTGACTCCTTATCCTAA
- a CDS encoding Npt1/Npt2 family nucleotide transporter: MNSYYLLCYLLSWAAIRSSMSFNLSKIFNHIWPVHRCELPRFLLMTALMFCILLIQNLIRALKDSIVITMIGAETTSFLKIWGVLPAACLMTIIYIKLVNVVKNEKVFYIILLTFLTFFFVFGFIIFPNYQYLHLNDQSIQALVSKFPHFRWIILMLAKWSFSLFYIISELWPNAVFALLYWQFVNMVTTVEQSRRFYVLFSLFGQTGLYISGTLISFLPSMSNYFITHYDLQCSKTTVYIQIIISIVLLLGSLSMLIFAILNAYIIKIDDVSFKFKSNKMSILDGIKTALESRYIRLIITLLICYGIAINLVEAPWKYKAATLYQTPEEYNAFVGSYLSYTGICTILFVLVGSNIVRYFGWKTAAMITPIMLFSTGTIFFITSSFNTSFPLFELICPAIDPLSIAITTGATLNILTKSSKYTFFDSTKEMAYVPLDNELKSKGKATADVMGIKLGKSASALIQSLTFTLIPTATYQSITPYLMFIFIIICIVWMWVIRELNKEYLKLIS; this comes from the coding sequence ATGAACTCTTACTATTTATTGTGCTATCTTCTTTCATGGGCTGCAATTAGAAGCTCTATGTCTTTTAATCTCAGTAAAATATTTAATCATATATGGCCGGTACATCGATGTGAACTGCCAAGATTTTTACTGATGACTGCTTTAATGTTTTGCATACTTTTGATTCAAAATTTAATTAGAGCTTTAAAAGATAGTATAGTAATTACTATGATTGGTGCTGAAACCACTTCTTTTTTAAAAATCTGGGGTGTATTACCAGCAGCATGCTTAATGACAATAATTTATATTAAATTAGTCAATGTTGTTAAGAATGAAAAAGTATTTTACATCATATTATTAACATTTTTAACATTTTTTTTTGTTTTTGGATTTATTATTTTTCCAAACTACCAATACTTACATTTAAATGATCAAAGCATTCAAGCTCTAGTTTCTAAATTTCCACATTTTCGCTGGATTATCTTAATGTTGGCAAAATGGAGCTTTTCACTTTTTTATATTATTTCTGAATTATGGCCTAATGCTGTTTTTGCGCTATTATACTGGCAATTTGTTAATATGGTAACTACAGTTGAGCAGTCAAGAAGATTTTATGTTTTATTTAGCTTATTTGGCCAAACTGGGTTATATATTTCTGGTACACTGATATCCTTTTTACCCTCAATGAGTAACTACTTTATTACTCATTATGATTTACAATGCAGTAAAACTACTGTTTATATTCAAATTATAATATCTATTGTTTTACTACTAGGTAGTCTTTCTATGCTTATTTTTGCAATATTAAACGCTTACATAATTAAAATTGATGATGTGAGTTTTAAGTTTAAGTCTAATAAAATGTCAATATTAGATGGCATAAAAACAGCACTTGAATCTAGATATATTAGGCTTATTATTACATTATTAATATGTTATGGCATAGCTATTAATTTAGTTGAAGCACCTTGGAAGTATAAAGCTGCTACTTTATATCAAACCCCAGAAGAATATAATGCTTTTGTTGGTTCTTATTTAAGCTATACTGGTATTTGCACTATACTGTTTGTTTTAGTCGGATCAAATATTGTGAGATATTTTGGGTGGAAAACAGCCGCAATGATTACTCCTATTATGTTATTTTCAACAGGTACAATATTCTTTATAACTTCAAGCTTTAATACTTCATTTCCTTTGTTTGAGCTAATCTGCCCTGCAATTGATCCACTTAGTATAGCAATTACCACTGGAGCAACATTAAATATTTTAACCAAGTCTAGTAAATATACTTTCTTTGACTCAACTAAAGAAATGGCATATGTTCCTCTTGATAATGAGTTAAAAAGTAAAGGCAAAGCTACAGCTGACGTAATGGGAATAAAACTCGGTAAATCTGCTAGCGCATTAATTCAATCATTAACTTTTACACTTATTCCTACTGCTACTTACCAATCTATAACTCCTTATTTAATGTTTATATTTATAATAATATGTATAGTATGGATGTGGGTAATTAGAGAATTAAACAAAGAATATTTAAAGTTAATTAGCTAA
- a CDS encoding Npt1/Npt2 family nucleotide transporter: MQKTNILKKFTKALWPIELHEMKLFMPMALIIFCLLFNFSALRAIKDSLVVPSVGAEVISFLKLWLVLPSAIIFTLTYVKLSNSYSMENIFYIIVTFFLIFFLLFAFIVYPNEMLLHPSEELIKEAIYNYPHLQWIIRICGKWSYAVMYIICELWSVVVINLMYWQFANNMFNIKDAKRFYPALGMIGNLGLIVAGNVLIACANNSEISIASDIFVINSDCAKNSEAIFKHIVIVVTIFGIIAILTFKYLNNLVLGKAVIMHNKDNLMNNLKLYNHGTTKLSLKDSIKLILRSDYISRIAIMVICYGLSINILEGPWKAQIKELYPTTQEYITFMGKFNVVMGISCVMFMGMSSSILHKFNWLFPALITPLIIGVTGIIFFLLIITGETASTIFSTVGYSPIYLAVLVGASQNILSKSSKCSLFDATKEIAYIPLDIETKIKGKAAVEVVGAKLGKSGGAFIQFLILTLYPESTISSISAILMGVFILVVLIWLIDVVNLYHKYDDLQQFMEKK, translated from the coding sequence ATGCAAAAAACTAACATTTTAAAAAAATTTACAAAAGCTCTATGGCCAATAGAACTTCATGAAATGAAGCTATTTATGCCAATGGCTTTAATTATATTTTGCCTATTATTTAACTTTAGTGCCTTAAGAGCAATAAAAGATAGCTTAGTTGTACCTTCAGTAGGAGCTGAAGTTATTAGCTTTCTAAAATTATGGTTAGTGTTACCTTCAGCAATTATATTCACTTTAACATACGTTAAGTTATCTAATAGTTACTCGATGGAAAATATATTTTATATCATAGTAACATTTTTTTTAATATTCTTTTTACTATTTGCTTTTATTGTTTATCCAAATGAAATGTTATTACATCCATCAGAGGAGCTAATTAAAGAAGCAATATATAATTATCCGCATTTACAGTGGATTATTAGAATTTGTGGAAAATGGAGTTATGCTGTGATGTATATTATCTGCGAACTATGGAGTGTCGTAGTGATTAATCTGATGTACTGGCAATTTGCTAATAATATGTTTAATATTAAAGATGCCAAAAGATTTTATCCAGCTTTAGGCATGATAGGTAATTTAGGGCTAATTGTTGCTGGTAATGTATTAATAGCATGTGCCAATAATTCAGAAATCTCAATAGCATCAGATATATTTGTAATCAATAGCGACTGTGCTAAAAATTCCGAAGCAATTTTTAAACATATTGTTATTGTTGTTACGATTTTTGGAATTATAGCGATTCTTACCTTTAAGTACTTAAATAACTTAGTATTAGGTAAAGCTGTTATAATGCATAACAAAGATAATCTAATGAATAATCTTAAGCTATATAATCATGGCACAACTAAATTATCTTTAAAAGATAGTATAAAGTTAATTTTAAGATCTGACTATATTAGTCGAATAGCAATTATGGTAATTTGCTATGGTTTATCAATCAATATTTTGGAAGGCCCATGGAAAGCTCAAATTAAAGAACTATATCCTACAACGCAGGAATACATTACTTTTATGGGCAAGTTTAATGTTGTTATGGGAATATCTTGTGTTATGTTTATGGGAATGAGTAGTAGTATATTACATAAATTTAATTGGTTATTTCCAGCTCTGATTACTCCTTTAATTATCGGAGTGACAGGTATAATATTTTTTCTGTTAATAATTACAGGAGAAACTGCAAGTACAATTTTTAGCACTGTTGGTTATAGTCCTATTTATTTAGCTGTATTAGTTGGAGCATCGCAAAATATTTTAAGTAAATCAAGTAAATGTTCCTTATTTGATGCAACTAAAGAAATTGCATATATTCCACTGGATATTGAAACAAAAATCAAAGGAAAAGCTGCAGTTGAGGTAGTAGGAGCAAAACTTGGAAAATCAGGCGGAGCATTTATACAGTTTTTAATTTTAACATTGTATCCAGAATCAACCATTAGCTCTATCTCGGCAATTTTAATGGGAGTATTTATACTAGTAGTTTTAATTTGGTTAATTGATGTTGTAAACCTTTATCATAAATATGATGATTTACAACAATTTATGGAAAAGAAGTAA
- a CDS encoding polyprenyl synthetase family protein — protein MNLKFSNNCNSFIDKLSNFLDKDMSEVNNVILNCISSSQEQLIYEVGTYFFNAGGKRIRPMLTIIISKLFNYHGLSHYYLAAAVELIHSATLLHDDVVDESKMRRSHPTVHLKWDTKTSILIGDFLFSQSFKLMIKSNSIRALKSFSLSFNTIITGEVKQLTQLHNQKIITEDEYFRVIQAKTAELFGTSCEIAAIISNQSAPTCLLVKTFGIKLGLIFQIVDDILDYFGNSDSLGKNVGDDFMEGKVTLPIIMAYNCASSQNERDFWHRIFLNREQKEDDFKHALSLLYTHNVLALIKQKISQLEQQVYDIITKLNISLEYKNYLENLTKYIINRIK, from the coding sequence ATGAACTTAAAATTCAGTAACAACTGTAATAGCTTTATCGATAAATTAAGTAATTTTCTAGATAAAGATATGTCTGAAGTAAATAATGTTATATTAAACTGCATTTCTTCATCTCAAGAGCAATTAATTTATGAAGTTGGGACATATTTTTTTAATGCAGGAGGTAAAAGAATACGTCCTATGTTGACTATTATTATCAGTAAGTTATTTAATTACCATGGACTATCTCACTATTATCTAGCTGCTGCTGTTGAACTTATTCATTCAGCTACCTTGTTACACGATGATGTAGTTGATGAAAGCAAAATGCGCAGATCACATCCTACTGTTCATCTTAAATGGGATACTAAAACCAGCATATTAATTGGTGATTTTTTATTTAGTCAGTCGTTTAAGTTAATGATTAAAAGCAATTCTATAAGAGCGCTTAAAAGTTTTTCGTTGTCATTTAACACTATTATTACAGGAGAAGTTAAACAGTTAACACAATTACATAACCAAAAAATCATTACTGAAGATGAGTATTTTAGAGTAATACAAGCTAAAACAGCAGAACTATTTGGTACTTCATGCGAAATTGCTGCTATAATTTCTAATCAAAGTGCACCAACATGCCTACTAGTTAAAACATTTGGCATTAAATTAGGGCTGATTTTTCAAATAGTAGATGACATATTAGATTATTTTGGCAACTCAGATAGTTTAGGTAAAAATGTTGGAGATGATTTTATGGAGGGAAAAGTAACATTACCAATAATCATGGCATATAATTGCGCTTCTTCACAGAATGAAAGAGATTTTTGGCATAGAATATTCTTGAATCGAGAACAAAAAGAAGATGACTTTAAGCACGCTTTAAGTCTTTTATATACACACAATGTTTTAGCATTAATAAAACAAAAAATTTCTCAATTAGAACAACAAGTATACGATATTATTACTAAGTTAAATATAAGTTTAGAATATAAAAATTACTTAGAAAATCTAACTAAATATATTATTAATAGAATAAAATAA
- a CDS encoding tetratricopeptide repeat protein — MQLKKNKLIQQNSIKDENVLAKEYSNIGSSFLRLKKYQEAIKIFDLAIKYRSDNPEAYYNRGTVLMKLGYIQEDIENYDIALLGTDQITQKLIIIKG, encoded by the coding sequence TTGCAGCTGAAAAAAAACAAGCTAATTCAACAAAATAGCATTAAAGACGAAAATGTTTTAGCTAAAGAATATTCAAATATTGGAAGTTCTTTTTTAAGGCTAAAAAAATATCAAGAAGCAATTAAAATTTTTGATTTGGCTATTAAGTACAGATCTGATAATCCAGAAGCTTATTATAACAGAGGTACAGTATTAATGAAGTTAGGCTACATTCAAGAGGATATTGAAAATTATGATATAGCTCTATTAGGTACAGACCAAATTACTCAGAAGCTTATCATAATAAAGGGTTAA
- a CDS encoding tetratricopeptide repeat protein produces MRYRPNYSEAYHNKGLTLSFLGQLQNAIEHFDLAIKYDHNDATAYCNKGYVLSMLKKYPEAIKKLQFSN; encoded by the coding sequence ATTAGGTACAGACCAAATTACTCAGAAGCTTATCATAATAAAGGGTTAACTTTATCATTTTTAGGACAATTGCAGAATGCAATAGAACATTTTGATTTAGCTATTAAATATGATCATAATGATGCAACAGCATACTGTAATAAAGGTTATGTGCTAAGTATGTTAAAAAAGTATCCAGAAGCAATAAAAAAGCTGCAATTTAGCAATTAA
- a CDS encoding IS110 family transposase, with protein MIMNSIIVGIDISKETFDAAVLINHKVQTRKFNNNSEGFNKLVTWLKSRETGHVCMEATCIYWKSLAKYLYDYGYKVSVVNPARIKGFAMSKLSRTKTDKADSVLIADFCKAMKQEAWYPQPHYIQELQQLVNRLNVLIKHKTQETNRLEGASKAIANNIQMHIEFLETQIKEIEQLINDHIKNNKDLHNKAMLLESIPGIGAKTQAIVLAFLADIEKFSSAKQVVAFVGLNPKHRQSGSSVRGASRISRTGNSDLRKSFYMPAMSALRHNCIIKHFSQRLSNTGKPKMLILTAAMRKLLHIIYGVLKHNSPFNPNVSIQQK; from the coding sequence GTGATTATGAATAGTATAATTGTAGGAATTGATATTTCTAAAGAGACATTTGATGCCGCTGTGTTAATTAATCATAAAGTTCAAACAAGAAAATTTAATAATAATTCTGAAGGATTTAACAAATTAGTAACATGGTTAAAAAGCAGAGAAACTGGACATGTTTGTATGGAAGCAACATGTATCTACTGGAAAAGCTTAGCGAAATATCTGTACGATTATGGCTATAAAGTGAGTGTAGTAAATCCTGCTCGTATTAAAGGTTTTGCAATGAGTAAACTTAGTCGTACAAAAACAGATAAAGCAGACAGTGTATTAATAGCAGATTTTTGCAAAGCAATGAAACAGGAAGCATGGTATCCACAGCCGCATTATATTCAAGAACTACAGCAGCTGGTTAATCGCCTGAATGTTTTAATTAAGCATAAAACACAAGAAACAAATAGATTAGAAGGAGCTTCTAAAGCAATTGCTAATAATATTCAAATGCACATTGAATTTCTTGAAACACAAATTAAAGAAATTGAACAACTAATCAATGACCATATTAAAAATAACAAAGATCTTCACAATAAAGCTATGTTACTTGAATCAATACCAGGTATAGGAGCAAAAACACAAGCTATAGTTCTGGCTTTTTTAGCAGATATTGAGAAATTTAGTTCTGCTAAACAAGTTGTAGCTTTTGTAGGTCTTAATCCTAAGCATCGTCAATCTGGTAGTTCTGTGCGTGGCGCTAGTAGAATCTCTAGAACTGGTAATTCAGATCTACGTAAGTCTTTTTATATGCCTGCTATGTCTGCCTTAAGACATAATTGTATTATCAAGCATTTTTCTCAACGTTTATCTAACACTGGTAAACCCAAAATGCTTATCCTTACTGCTGCTATGCGTAAGTTACTACATATTATTTATGGCGTTTTGAAGCATAATTCTCCTTTTAATCCTAATGTTTCAATCCAGCAAAAATAA
- a CDS encoding IS5 family transposase (programmed frameshift): MKLDQIKELKDEKFRRLTVVRKGTFSKMVDILRKADGVKKSKGGRKNKLNLEEQLLMALEYLREYRTYFHIGQNYGISESSAYKAVKWVEDTLVKHPNFALPGRKALMNSDMNYEVVLIDATESPIERPKKKQKFYYSGKKKRHTLKTQIVVDKKTYQVICTDFSNGKKHDFRLFKESKILIHPKIKAITDTGYQGIQKIHNNSALPKKKSKKNPLTKNDKKNNRRLAGKRVVNENVIAMLKRFKIIADKYRNRRKRFGLRFNLISGIYNFDLP, from the exons ATGAAATTAGATCAGATTAAAGAGTTAAAGGATGAAAAATTTCGTCGATTAACAGTAGTAAGGAAGGGAACATTCTCAAAGATGGTGGATATTTTGAGGAAAGCTGATGGTGTTAAGAAATCAAAAGGAGGGCGTAAAAATAAGCTCAATTTGGAGGAACAGTTATTGATGGCCTTAGAATACCTTAGAGAATACCGTACTTATTTTCATATAGGTCAGAACTATGGGATTAGTGAAAGTTCAGCATATAAAGCTGTAAAATGGGTAGAAGACACCTTAGTTAAACACCCAAACTTTGCTCTTCCAGGTCGTAAAGCTCTAATGAATAGCGATATGAATTATGAAGTAGTCTTGATTGATGCTACTGAGAGTCCAATAGAAAGACCCA AAAAAAAACAAAAATTCTATTATTCAGGAAAGAAGAAAAGGCATACACTAAAGACTCAAATAGTGGTAGACAAGAAAACATACCAAGTAATATGTACAGATTTTTCTAACGGTAAAAAACATGACTTTAGATTATTTAAGGAATCCAAAATTCTTATCCATCCTAAGATTAAAGCGATTACTGATACAGGATATCAAGGTATACAAAAAATTCACAATAATTCTGCATTACCAAAGAAAAAAAGCAAGAAAAATCCTTTAACTAAAAATGATAAAAAGAATAATCGTAGGTTAGCAGGAAAAAGAGTTGTCAATGAAAACGTTATTGCTATGCTAAAACGGTTCAAAATTATTGCTGACAAATATCGAAATAGACGTAAAAGATTCGGTCTTAGATTTAATTTGATCTCTGGCATTTATAATTTTGATCTACCTTAA
- a CDS encoding ankyrin repeat domain-containing protein yields the protein MCGNTALHYAAARCHIDSVKLLLNHNLEIELQDYLYIDIINNNALNTYEKEVVELFITHAVKDTLVKILTQKLLHRIQILYKIHQI from the coding sequence ATTTGTGGAAATACTGCTTTGCATTATGCTGCTGCCAGATGTCACATAGACAGTGTAAAGCTTTTGTTGAATCATAATCTTGAAATTGAATTACAGGACTATCTTTATATTGATATTATTAATAATAATGCATTAAATACATATGAAAAAGAAGTGGTTGAATTATTCATAACTCATGCTGTAAAAGACACTTTAGTAAAGATATTAACTCAAAAATTGTTACACAGAATACAAATTTTATACAAAATTCACCAAATTTAA
- a CDS encoding AAA family ATPase, translating into MILAGDEKQLASIERGGMFEILSNIFGSHVLVNIRRQSENWSREVAMKFAESNILSGITLPEAK; encoded by the coding sequence CTGATACTCGCTGGGGATGAAAAGCAGTTAGCTTCAATAGAAAGAGGCGGAATGTTTGAGATTCTGAGTAATATTTTCGGTTCACATGTTTTAGTGAATATTCGAAGACAAAGTGAAAACTGGAGCAGAGAGGTAGCAATGAAGTTTGCTGAGAGTAATATTTTAAGCGGTATAACCTTACCTGAGGCAAAATAA
- a CDS encoding AAA family ATPase, translating into MKLLVQQVLSSNRILELYHDDGESSKYFTTTEVRNEETRIIRIANKINDQVYYNDIYNLKSDIEGLTNVSEEQKQALRHILLSTSGVKVLRGRAGTGKSYVLAKAYELATNCRQKVIGLAPTHKAVSELKNKGYTDVYTVKGFLYNRKKFLCKIG; encoded by the coding sequence ATGAAACTGTTAGTTCAGCAAGTACTTAGTTCAAATAGAATACTAGAGTTATACCATGATGATGGTGAAAGTAGCAAATATTTTACTACAACTGAGGTTCGAAATGAGGAGACGAGAATAATCAGAATAGCTAATAAAATCAATGATCAGGTTTATTACAACGATATTTACAATCTTAAAAGCGATATAGAAGGACTAACAAATGTTAGTGAAGAACAGAAACAAGCTCTAAGACATATTTTGCTTAGCACTAGTGGAGTTAAAGTCTTAAGAGGAAGAGCTGGTACAGGAAAATCTTATGTTTTAGCAAAAGCGTATGAGCTTGCAACAAATTGTAGACAAAAAGTTATTGGCCTTGCTCCCACTCATAAGGCAGTATCAGAGCTGAAGAACAAAGGTTATACAGATGTCTATACAGTAAAGGGATTTTTGTATAATCGAAAAAAATTTTTATGCAAAATAGGTTAA
- a CDS encoding MobA/MobL family protein, whose amino-acid sequence MRIGVEMAIQFARIEFLSRSKGCNSCCKAVYNARTIVKNKKTNIRYNFSRKKDNVYHTVLIPAYVNQKFKNIQTLMNEVERTEKRENSKLLKDIVIALPDDKELNLEDRIKITHEIVDAMECCAKWSWSADRDIHKPHTGDKNWHAHILVTTKKI is encoded by the coding sequence GTGAGAATTGGTGTTGAGATGGCGATACAGTTTGCAAGGATTGAATTTTTAAGTAGAAGTAAAGGATGTAATAGTTGTTGTAAGGCAGTGTATAATGCAAGAACTATTGTTAAAAACAAGAAGACAAATATAAGGTATAACTTCTCTCGTAAGAAAGATAACGTATATCATACAGTACTGATACCAGCTTATGTAAATCAAAAATTCAAGAATATTCAAACATTAATGAATGAGGTGGAACGAACAGAAAAAAGAGAAAATAGTAAGTTGTTGAAGGATATAGTAATAGCATTGCCAGACGATAAGGAGTTGAATTTAGAAGATAGAATAAAGATTACACATGAAATAGTTGATGCAATGGAATGTTGTGCAAAATGGTCTTGGAGTGCAGATAGAGATATTCATAAGCCTCATACAGGAGATAAAAACTGGCATGCACATATATTGGTTACTACCAAGAAGATTTAA
- the apaG gene encoding Co2+/Mg2+ efflux protein ApaG, whose amino-acid sequence MNIENHQFNGFHALTADILVTVRPAFYPEASNRLRSIYVWLYNVRIKNLRQNPVQLLSRYWQIYDSSSTVEETEGEGVVGQQPVLNSMEVFEYVSQTRLFTNSGLMKGKYTMLDKSSLEKFKVTIPTFSFDVDLLNPKFKN is encoded by the coding sequence ATGAATATAGAGAATCATCAATTTAATGGATTTCATGCTTTAACAGCTGATATATTGGTAACTGTAAGGCCAGCTTTTTATCCTGAAGCATCTAATAGATTACGTTCTATATATGTATGGCTATATAATGTCCGAATCAAAAATTTAAGACAGAATCCTGTACAATTATTAAGTAGATATTGGCAAATATATGATTCTAGTAGTACAGTTGAAGAAACAGAAGGAGAAGGAGTAGTAGGTCAGCAGCCTGTCTTAAATTCTATGGAAGTTTTTGAATATGTAAGCCAAACCAGGTTATTTACTAATTCTGGTCTTATGAAAGGAAAATACACTATGCTGGATAAGTCATCTTTGGAAAAATTCAAAGTTACAATACCAACTTTTTCATTTGATGTCGACCTATTAAATCCCAAGTTTAAAAACTAA
- a CDS encoding PleD family two-component system response regulator: protein MTAAILVVDDLEYNRKLLETKLLTEYYTVYTAANGQEAIKILEAIKIDVVLLDIVMPGMDGFELCKAIKSNQDTAHIPVIIITALSDIEDKVKGLECGADEFLTKPIEDISLFARVKSLVRMKAVSNQIKLRSITYNQINNNDSEFLNANKVGTTLGFKQSNDFSNSTILIIDDDAIWFNRISEIITCLTKKVELFECINYTDNKNKLLTDLEKIATSLVPDLLIINNQIILEDPLRVYAILRSKDELKQSAFILLTEDSLENRDHDDISTDKLLKGLEMGINDFFPYSIDNNELLARIKTQLRRKQYQDQLKQDLDNRLNLAAKDGLTNIFNRRYFDSHINQLINDAKDSNKSLFLIMIDFDHFKMVNDIYGHQVGDEVLKASVKIIETNIRVTDLIARYGGEEFIITIYDDDIDQQKAIALANRIKIKIETHNFIISNLKLQLKQTISIGITEYDPPEDANALISRTDKALYNAKHYGRNQVWALFR from the coding sequence ATGACTGCTGCAATACTTGTTGTTGATGATTTAGAATATAATAGAAAGCTTTTAGAAACAAAGTTATTAACAGAATATTATACTGTATACACCGCTGCTAATGGACAAGAAGCTATTAAAATACTTGAAGCTATTAAAATAGATGTTGTATTACTTGATATTGTGATGCCAGGTATGGATGGCTTTGAACTTTGCAAAGCCATAAAGTCTAATCAAGATACTGCTCATATACCTGTAATCATAATAACTGCGCTATCAGATATTGAGGATAAAGTTAAAGGTCTTGAATGTGGAGCAGATGAATTTTTAACTAAACCAATAGAAGATATTTCTTTATTTGCTAGAGTAAAATCATTAGTGCGTATGAAGGCAGTTTCTAATCAAATAAAACTTCGCAGCATAACTTACAATCAAATTAATAATAATGATTCTGAATTTCTTAACGCTAATAAGGTTGGTACTACACTTGGTTTTAAACAAAGTAATGATTTTTCAAATAGTACAATTTTAATTATCGATGATGATGCTATATGGTTCAATCGCATCTCAGAAATAATAACATGCCTTACTAAAAAAGTTGAGTTATTTGAATGTATAAATTATACAGATAACAAAAATAAGTTATTAACAGATTTAGAGAAAATAGCTACTAGCTTGGTTCCAGATTTGTTAATAATTAATAACCAAATTATATTAGAAGATCCATTAAGAGTATATGCAATTTTACGGTCTAAAGATGAATTAAAGCAATCAGCATTTATACTGTTAACTGAAGATTCATTGGAAAACAGAGATCATGATGATATTAGTACTGATAAACTACTTAAGGGATTAGAAATGGGAATAAATGATTTCTTTCCTTACTCAATTGACAATAACGAATTACTAGCAAGAATTAAAACTCAATTAAGACGTAAACAATATCAAGATCAACTAAAGCAAGATCTAGATAATAGGTTAAACTTAGCAGCAAAAGATGGATTAACTAATATTTTTAATCGTAGATACTTTGACAGTCATATTAATCAACTTATTAATGATGCTAAAGACAGTAATAAGTCACTGTTTTTAATAATGATAGACTTTGATCATTTTAAAATGGTAAATGACATTTATGGACACCAAGTAGGTGATGAAGTATTAAAGGCTTCTGTCAAAATTATAGAGACTAATATCAGAGTTACTGACTTAATTGCAAGATATGGTGGGGAAGAGTTTATAATTACTATCTACGATGATGATATTGATCAGCAAAAGGCAATAGCATTGGCAAATAGAATTAAAATTAAAATTGAAACACACAATTTTATCATTTCTAATCTAAAACTTCAACTTAAGCAAACTATATCAATAGGAATCACTGAGTACGATCCACCAGAAGATGCTAATGCTTTAATTAGCAGAACTGACAAAGCACTTTATAATGCCAAACATTATGGTAGAAATCAAGTATGGGCTCTATTTAGGTAA